In Plasmodium coatneyi strain Hackeri chromosome 8, complete sequence, the genomic stretch tgcacatttattgcTCCTCCTTGTTTTTGTTCAGCAGGTCCAGTAGGTCAAGTTGGTGCACGTGGACCCGCAGGTCCACAGGGTCCAAGGGGTGATAAGGGTGAAACAGGTGAACAAGGTGCCCGAGGTGCTGGTGTCCCTGGTATTGCTGGTATTGCTGGTGCTGGTACTCCAGCGGCAGCGGCTCCCGCTGCTGCTAAGCCAGCAGCAGTACGACAATCCGAACCTGCAGCTCCTGTCACTGGGGACCCATCGGATCCACCACTTACTACTATTATCCCTTCCGCATTTGgagcaataggattaccaacggCTGCCCTCTTATTGTATAAGGTAAAGTTACAATTAAAGTGAAATTGCatataataagaataataatgtttattattattatttccttcttatttcatacttaaaaaataaatatatatatatatatagacaaTAGACTGTgcattgtacatatatggctctatatgtatatatatggacatgtCTACCCGCCCTTCCACCTGAACATCCTTCTTccctattccttccttccctcagtatacttccttattttctgaCTTGCGTAATACCCTCCTTGGAGgcggagggggaggaaggagcaaccatagaagtagaagaaaaaaaagatcattaGTACGCAGGGTAAATATGGAAAGAGGGGAAGATGattcttctccatttggCTCAACAACAATAGATTCAGAATCTGACTTAGCGGAGGAGGATCCATccgaatattctgttccatatattagataagttcttctcttttttttaaaaaaaaagaaagaaagaaagggaataaaaaataatggagaaaaggaacagaataagCTGGAAATGTAAAATGCTGCTGATAATGTTCCATCCACGTAAGGTGGAAGCAACACCTAAGCAACAACTCCATGAATATTCTTATAAGAAGAAACGATTTGTAGTCACCTTATTGTGGATGCTAATTCCTTGGAAATAATGGTGGTGATCTGTTGTTTAAAGAATGTGTGTGAAAGgatggaagagaaaatatgtgcttgtgtgtttgtgtttgataaaggaaattgtatatatttagatcatcatttattacaaaacaCACTTTGACATAATTGTTATGTGGGCATATAAATAGAACTGTATTGCGACAATAATATTTGgcttttttcattatgaaACGATATATATACTGTGCTACAGCATTTGTAttacttcctattttttccctttacctatttttttttttgtggttcCTAAAGTTAATgattttgtacattccagTATGTTTCTctatctttttttacatttcctttttgcttttttttccattcttacgttttaaaaggaaaaaattccctaaaaaaacaaagttaTCTAatcatctttttttctgtttatatatttttttctaaaaagaagagaaaaaaaggtttaaaaaggaaaaaaaagaaaagaaaagaaaagaaaagaaaagaatgaaggaacgtaatttctttccttcttcctttctttcttctttaggaagaatgtagtgcataaaggaaaatgcaaaaaaaaggggagtacATAGGTAGAATGCatacgaaaaggaaggaggcaaTGGTTGTGTTTTcgctctctttttcttttcttcttaggaaagtgcaatgcataaaggaaggagaacggaaaattgttttctttcttttcttaaagaaaaaagaaaaactttaaaaaaagaaaatgaaggaaataaaaaaaaaaaaaaaaaaggagaaaatatcttttccgcaaaaagaaaaaaaaaaaagtgaaagaaaggaggattaaagggcaaaaaaaagggaggaagatagGAAAAGGCGCATGCGCAGAacttttctgtttttgttttttttttttctacgaaggaaaaaggaaagaataaacttgtaaaaaaaaaaaaagaacaaaaaaaacagaacaaaagaaaaaaaaaaaaaaacagaaggaagagttgaggtgaataattccttccttctcctttctcctttttaaaaaattgcaaagggAGGTATATGAGTGAATGGGAAGGTAGccttgtttcttttttagatTAATTCTTATGAATAATTCCTTagttaaggaaaaagttgaaaaagtaaggaaggcaatgaaagaaagggggaagaaaaactgggaataaagaaaaccataaaaggggaaaaaggacgaaTGTGAATAAAGGATGATTATAGtaaggaaatggaaggacaGAAGAATAAATTCGTAAATGGAGAAGTATTTCTTTAGGGTTGCGAATATGGTGAATTATAATATTCATCTTCCAATGAATAGGTCTAATTGTAATGGGGAAAGTTGGAAAAGTATTTAATGCTTATATTATAACAATAATCATATCATCATGGCACCAAGTATAAGGGATTTTCTCAATTTCCAGTTGAAGCAGATGAAGACACATGGAGCACAGGCCTCTGGTGTAGGGGCAAAATAAGCAAAGGATGTGCGGTtcttaatatatattgtgcatgtgtgcagGAATAAACTGCATAAAAGAGTAAGCTGAAGTAGCTAAATGGATATTTACATACTTTAATTCCTTGGCAGGATCAATTATGGATAAACTTGAAGAAGATGTTAGAAGCCATACCCGGGTATTTGGGGCCTGAGGAGAATCAAATATCGACACTATGTAGTACCGAAAGTGCGGAGGGTATTCTGGGGgatgaatttaaaaacaaTCAGTGGGACAGAACATTGTGTAAAATGTTGATTAAATTGCTACTATGgatgaatggaagaaatCATAAGGGAACTAAAcaagaaatgggaaaaaatactattcATGGGGAAGACATGGAGCTTATGTTCCGTTGTATTGCAGGAAATGTAGTAATTTGGGCCATGTTTGGAGAACAttgtttattaaaaatgatgTTGGAATATGCAGCACAGGCAGTAGATGGAATATTACAAGGGTTCTATCATACGGGGGAAAATAGGAAGTGTGGTGATCATAATTTTAAGGACATTAAAATCGGGTCACAATTATTAGGTACTTTAGTCAAAGATTGGgtagataaaaataaaaatacattaAGTGGTTACAACACTGTTATGGGAGACCAGAGTAAAGTATGTAATAGTGGAATTAGGAAAGAAGATGGGAGAAAGGAGGATGGAGGAGAAAGTAAAATGAAAGATTTAGTAGGGtatgagaagaaggaagttgaagaaatggaagaaattgtTAAGAAAGAACACTTTTTAACAGAACATGGTGCAAAAGAACTAATAGGGAAAGTAGGAGATGATGAGTTCAAGGACGATACAGAATTAGGGAAGGTAGTTCAGCAGAAAGTTCAGGACAACCAGCAGAAGAAGGCGGCACTAGCAGCAACTGGCCCAGGTGactaatattattaaaaCCATTATATAAGAAAAGTGAGAGGagagaaatgtaaaaaaaaaaaaaaacacttaaagaaaaagtaggaggaaggaaagggtgaTCTAAGTaggaaaatggaagggaTCTTAGGTGCGGTAGAATgaacgttgttaggggtggttcgtggaaggaagcttgttaggagtggttggtggtacgtgggttgttaggtgggttgttagatggtagggtggaaggaaggttgttaggggtgctagcaggaaggttgttagaggtattagaatgaaggtttcggagtgttagaatgatgttgttagatGTTGTAGAATGATGCTGTAAGGATattagaatgatgttgtaagggtattagaatgaaggctTACGGATTGCTGAATGAAGGCTTAGGattattagaatgaagggttaggGGTGATAAGAATGAAGGGCGTATGGTTATAGGAAtcagatttcgggtttaggtttagtgtttaggggtttagtgtttaagGTTTAAGGGTGTAGGAATTctgatttcgggtttagctttagggtttagggtataagTATTCGGATTTCGGTTTTAGCGTTCAgagttttagggtttaggggtttagtgtgtagggtttaaggttcagggtttagaggtATAGGAGTTCGGATTTCGTGTTTacctttagggtttagtgtatatgtatttgGATTtcggttttagggttcagagttttaGGGTATGGAGTATGtggatttcgggtttagggttcaaggctTATGGTTCCGGGGAGGAgtggggtttagggttttagtgTTTTAATTTTAGTTATCTGGGTTTTAAaattcaggttttagggtttagggttcagggtttagggcttagggttcagggtttagtgtttagggttcgggatttagtgtttagagttcgggatttagggtttaggattcagggtttaggagtAAGTTTTTGGGTGTAGAAATATGATTTGGGGTTTGGTTTTAGGATGTATGATTATAGGAATGGAattaagggtttaggttccaacaatatggcctggtgtttaatggaagaaaggaggtTTTGTAAGGGAAATACTCTTCGGAGATCGGTCAACCTCCGATTAATGAGAGGAGGGCCGTGGATCGCTCCTTTATAGGGGAAATCTTATCGCAGACAGACTAACGggacaagggggggaaggaacccggacaaaagggggaaggaaaaaccggacaagggggaaagaaggagaaagagaaagaaagaaaggaaaaaagagatggaaaatggaaaaggaagaaaatatgaaggaagagaaggataaaagaaggagaataaaTCTTTCACCACTACTCATGTCTTCACTCACTGTGTTTCTTCCtggcttccttcctttgtagGTGAAGACTGCACGAAGAGGACTGAGTTATGTGATCGCGTGAAGTGTGTAACAACGAATTGGTTTATTGACAGAATAGGTCAACAGAAACAGAAGCAAGACTGGGTAAGGGAACAATATTATTCATTGTAGTTTAGATCATCTTAACGAATAGTGCTTCTTATACATAATTAAAGAAGAATACACTACTAGGAAccgtgtgtatatacatagaatgtacatatatgttacattcttcctccttcgttCCATTTGTGCAGTGCAAATTCTGGGATAATGACGTCCAGGGAAGACTGAATGATCTGTCTAAGGCTATGACCAATACAAATACAGGAGAGGGCGGCATATGCAAAGACCTTGGGAATGCGGGTACACCACATGCAGAAGCAAACAGAAAAGCTTGTGAATATattgttaagggtttagaatacatatataagattGGGCCAAGTGGGGGTTGGACGGACGAAGATGttgacaaaataaataagatGGAACGTAACCAACAATTTGGTCAAACTATGTCATGCTTTCTACTGAATTCTTACGCAAATAAGTTGAAGGAGCATGCAAAGCAACAGAAACCAACTTCTTGTGATGTAGAACAAGGCATAAACAAAGCCTTTGAAATTGGGGAAAGGAATCGCGAAACATGGTGTGTATATAAGGATAAGGGTAATTGTATTACTTGCACAAGGGAAGGAAATCTAACTTGCACATTGGACGTAAAGAAAGAACTGTGGGATGAGAACGGAAGTGCAAATTGCATGGAACACAAAGATGATGTAAAAACGAAAGTGGAAGAATTACTTGAGAAGGATGGCAAAGTACAAAGAACTCTGAAGAGCATATGTAAGcgaaaccttttttttttctcgaacCTACCATCACTTAACCGGACCGGacaaaataacaaataactgaactggacaagggggtgaACTGAAAAGGGGGGTGAAGTGAACAGGGGGTGAAGTGAACAGGGGGTGAAGTGAACAGGGGAAGGAACCGGACATAGGGGAaagaaccggacaaggggtcCAACCGGACAGGGGAGAAACCGGACAATAAGGAATAACTGAACCGGACCGGACATACAATAATTGACGAACCTATGTCTATACCATTCTATTATTATGCGCCACATACTGCATATTTTCTATCCAccttttttgtctttccaTAGGCAGAGACTgcagcaagaaaaaaaaactatgcGATCGTTTGAAGTGCATAGCAGAAAATTGGTTCGAGGACAGAATAAATACTGCCGAGGTAAAACGGGACTGGGTAAGGGAACAAAGCTATTCACTGGGGtcaactttttatttcagtGAATCGTGTGTCTTATACGTATAACAACGGAAAGGGACAACTATAAGTggtgtacgtatgtatatacctatatatatatatacatatatgtatatatgcgtgtaTTCCCCCATTCTTTGTATGttctgtttttcctccttcctctttccttttccctttcgctTAGTGTACTTTTTGGGATCCTGACGCCAGAAATAGACTGAAGGAAATATCTGAAAAAATGGTGCAGGGGGGCGCAGACATTAGTTCCCTGTGTGAAGGCGCTGATGAAAAGAATACTATAACGACGGACACGGAAAAGAAGGCTTGTGGGTTTATTACTGCAGGTTTAAAGGGCATTTATGgcatggaggaaaataagaCAAAGGAGAACAGGAAGGAAGCAAGGAATAATAGACTAACAGAGCAAACCATGTACTGCCTATTCCTAAACGCTTATGCAGATATGCTTATGGAAAAAACAGCGGGACATGCGTGCCCCGTCACAGAAGAAGACATAGGAAAAatgtttgaaaaaggaaataagaaGATTGATAAGTGGTGTGTGGAAAAAGTCAAGAATGGAAATGATTGTGTTAAATGTGAAAGGGAGAAAGACTATGCAACGTGTACACTAAGCGTGGAGGAAGAACTATATGAGAAAAAGAGTAGTTGCGACACTGACaaaggaaatgtaaaaaacaaGGTGGAAGAACTGCTCGACCCAAATAAGAACAGGGACTCAAAAGTAAAGCAGGCCGTAAAGGCAGCTGTGAATGCTATAAGCACTATAAATAAGGACAATACCTTATGTAATCGTGTAAAGTGTATATACTATAGGTGGGGTGAAAACCGAAAAGACCGCGGAAAGTATGAAAACTGGGTAAGAATCACTATTGTGTGGTGTTGCCAAGTACAAAACAGTTCAATTCatagtgtgcatatattatacgCCCTTATATTGGGGAAGTACAAAACCACAtgttatgaatatatataagtctatatatacatatatataagtagtatatgtatatatatgtatatgagcatatatatatgtgtatatgtatgtatatatatgttccatttttttcttgtatgtaggaaaaattttggaaTAATGACGTCAATAGTAGACTGAAAGAACTGTCTGAAAAAATAGCGGCTGGAGGCGAATCCACCGATCCCCTGTGTGAGAACactaatgaaaaaagtactacactgaatgaagaagaaaaaaaggcatgtaCTTACATTGTTCGGGGtttaaagcatatttatGAAATTACAAAGGGGACTGAAGGTTCACAACAGAAGATAGACGATAACCTCATATTCCACCGAACTTTCTCTTGTAtcttattaaatatattcgCTGATGAAATGGAGCAAAAGTGTTCAGCCAACAAGCAAAGCATAGAACAGGGCATAAGTGAAGCCTTTAAGATGAGTGAtcaaattaaaaaggtaaCATCCCCATGTGTGAGTGAAGGTGATTTGTGTCCATTGTGCAAAAGGGAGGAGGACTATAAAgattgcaaaataaaaaaaggagacagAGATCCAATAGAGAACAGGTTAAAGAATATGCTCAATAGGGAaggcaaaataaaacagaatcTACAGAATCTATGTCCACCTAGACCACAAGCTGCGAAACCAGCCGCCACTAAACCGGGCAGATCGGAAGAGGACCCTCCACCAGCACCAGCATCATCACTGGATGCTGCAAGTACGCAGACACATGGAACAGGTAAGTCCAATAGTGCAAACTGCGGAGATGGGGAAGTGAGTGGTGGTATGGATGCATCTGACGCATGCTTAGGTTTCTCTAACAATGATATTCCAGTATCTAATACTTATACTCCCGATCCTGACGAGGCCGATGCAATTAGTGGTCCTAAAGGTGTCCTTGGAAGTGAAATAGGTAATGTTAGTGTAACTCAGGATAGAGCACAACTTCCTTCTGATCCTTCCTCTACAGGTTCAGGTCCTGAAGGTGGTGTAGCAGATTCCCACGCTCATCCAAGCACAGGAACAGACACCCAAACTCCTTCCGGATCAGCACATGGAAGTACAGATCCTGAACAGAGAGGTAAGTTCAATTAAAGAATGAACACTTCCTGTCTAAGTGTTCACCCAAGTGAATtaggacgtaaaaaaattaagacgtaaaaaagtaaaaagtaaaaaaaagcgggaaaaaaagaataaaaagaaagaaaaaaaaataaaaaaataaatgaaaaaggaagaaggataaTTTTAACCAcccctttttcttacttCTTTATTAGGTTCCTCTGGACCAGGTTCCACaggaacctggaatccaggttcttccggtaccggttctacgggaacctggaatccaggttcttccggtactGGTTCTAagggaacttggaacccaggttcttctggtgcCGGTTCTGTAGGACCACGgggaccaccacaacaaggtGGAAAGAAGCCACAGGGACCACCTCCCCCAGGAAAACCACaaggaccaccacaacaaggtGGTAATAAACCCCAAGGTCCACCTCCTCCAGGCAAACCACAGGGCCCAACGCAAACACCACATGGAACAGCAACATCGTCATCTGCGGAGCATCTCTCAACAGTAAAAGCGGGTGGTCTAGggaggggtggtggtggaccCAGCCCGCTCCCTCTTCAACCACTTCATAATAAGATTGACAACCCTTCTGAgctccttaccccataccttcctacaattCCTGTTCTCATTGGTACTTCTGTTctgagttatctcctttggaaggtaaagaaaacaaaagacaaaacaaaataaaagaagaaaaaaaaagaaaagaaggaaaaaaaaaaaaaaaaattgcacgcaaaaatttacagcatgaataaaattgtatgagggtaagaaaaaaaaaaaaaaaagaacaacaaagaacaaagaacaaagaacagagaacaaagaacaaagaacaaagaacaaagaacaaagaacaaagaacaaagaacaaagaacaaagaacaaagaacaaagaaaaaggggggaaaaaaatagaagaaaggaaaaaaaaaaaaaaaaattaaggtgaatgaatcagtggggagaggtgtaggatttcatattttggggagtgtgtaggatttcgaaCTTTGgagtgtgtgtaggatttcgcattttaggatgTGTAAGAATCAGCGTGTGGAGGGTATGGGATTTCGAATTTACGAATGTGGGGATTCtcatttagggtgtgtgtaggatttcacacctAGGTTAAAAGTAGTACTAATTGTTCTTTAAAACAAAACACTCACCCCCacctcttaaaaaaaattgtcctcttttttttgcagtatttTGCCTTGGCTGGTAAAAGGAGACGTTACAAAAGAGCTCATAAAATCCCTGGTCCTCCCGCGTTAGGAGAAAAACTCCTtgctcatgtggacgaccaggcagatggtccatatgaatataccttagtaaaggaacgcagacaaccaagatctgctCCAACGGGAAGAACGAAGAGGCCAAAAAAACGGGGTGTTGATGGCCGTGTGTGTCACcgtaccattattgatattcatttagaagtcttagacgaatgtcaaaaagagGATTTGCATTCGACAAAGGAGGACTTCCTTAAAATCCTTGtggaagaatttatgggatgTGTGTTTATGGAACAAGGGAAGGTtgctaaggaagatgttcctaaggaacaggtccaaagttcagattccgggtttagggaagaaagactttgttcctaaggaaagtgtttctaaggaggatgtttttgaggaacaggttccatgttcagattccgggtttagtgatgaaagactttgttcctaaggaagattttCCTAAGGGAGAAagtgttcctatggaagaggttccaatgttcagattccgggtttagggaggaagagtttgttcctaaggaagatgtttcTAAAGAACAGGTTCCTATGGTTTGTGTTCCTAGGGAAGGAGTTCCTATGGAACACTTTCCAAGTTTAGGtcccgggtttagggtggaagactttgttcctaaggaggatcttccttaagaacactttcttaggaagaaacaatttgtagacaaattgtggatgctaACCCCTTGGCATT encodes the following:
- a CDS encoding SICA antigen; the protein is MWGFSFRYFALAGKRRRYKRAHKIPGPPALGEKLLAHVDDQADGPYEYTLVKERRQPRSAPTGRTKRPKKRGVDGRVCHRTIIDIHLEVLDECQKEDLHSTKEDFLKILVEEFMGCVFMEQGKVAKEDVPKEQVQSSDSGFREERLCS